In the Podospora bellae-mahoneyi strain CBS 112042 chromosome 4, whole genome shotgun sequence genome, one interval contains:
- the CAP1 gene encoding F-actin-capping protein subunit alpha (BUSCO:EOG09264C3N; COG:Z; EggNog:ENOG503NX5Y): MTTKENHEIKSRYQKHGGSSQMEPATCLSAGNIPGLGGRRIFHSVPRIFGVSSNCQPAVPACLPRGPPTDDGLLAFHHFACSKAFDDDSRLQELRLWPSFDWRFTDTVMSSNTAIISSFVEGAPPGEACLFFCTRLLLQPVPELPILPKRATPSSALDLHPCWSRTTRLTVRVDIKAITGPDPNLIKNLSPAFQKYNEEQFITAKLPGGSSQVIISEFSALGEGRYFDSESQSSFEFDHSTGKAANVQSHVLEGEQASLVKSTLNTVGTYVKEHYPNAAYGAYPIENDNKVAVVIVANKYSPHNFWNGRWRSFYIYDPSSNSLEGSIKVDVHYYEDGNVRLLTDKKVNASVSAGRAADGIAREISTAEKKYQEDLNRSFTQLSEGAFKALRRQLPVTRQKIEWDKVASYRLGQDIGGGSVRR, encoded by the exons ATGACGACGAAGGAAAACCATGAAATAAAGTCTCGATATCAAAAGCATGGAGGGTCATCTCAAATGGAGCCTGCCACTTGTCTGTCGGCAGGCAACATCCCTGGTCTTGGCGGCCGGCGCATTTTCCACAGCGTGCCCCGCATCTTTGGGGTTTCATCAAACTGCCAGCCAGCAGTGCCAGCTTGCTTGCCCAGGGGCCCGCCAACTGACGACGGCTTGCTTGCTTTCCATCATTTCGCCTGCAGTAAAGCATTTGACGACGATTCTCGCCTGCAAGAGCTTCGTCTTTGGCCAAGCTTCGATTGGCGATTCACAGACACAGTCATGTCCTCCAACAcggccatcatctcctcctttgtGGAGGGAGCTCCGCCAGGAGAG GCATGTCTTTTCTTCTGCACTCGTCTCTTGCTACAACCGGTCCCCGAACTCCCGATTCTACCGAAACGAGCGACACCTTCTTCTGCCCTTGATCTTCACCCATGTTGGTCCAGAACGACTCGACTAACTGTGCGAGTAGACATCAAAGCTATCACCGGTCCAgaccccaacctcatcaagaACCTCTCTCCTGCGTTCCAAAAGTACAACGAAGAGCAGTTCATCACCGCGAAGCTCCCGGGTGGAAGCAGCCAGGTGATCATCAGCGAGTTTAGCgcgctgggggaggggaggtacTTTGATTCGGAGAGCCAGAGCTCGTTTGAGTTTGATCACTCGACGGGCAAGGCGGCGAATGTGCAGAGTCATGTtctggagggggagcaaGCCTCGTTGGT GAAATCAACCCTCAACACTGTGGGCACCTACGTCAAGGAGCACTACCCCAACGCTGCGTACGGGGCTTACCCGATCGAGAACGACAACAAGGTCGCGGTGGTGATTGTGGCTAATAAGTATAGTCCTCATAACTTTTG GAACGGCCGCTGGCGCTCGTTTTACATTTATGATCCTTCGTCAAACTCTTTGGAGGGATCCATCAAGGTTGATGTGCACTACTATGAGGATGGAAACGTGAGGCTGCTGACGGACAAGAAGGTGAATGCTTCTGTGTCTGCCGGCCGGGCTGCGGATGGGATCGCGAGGGAGATTTCCACGGCGGAGAAGAAGTACCAGGAGGATCTGAACAGGAGTTTTACGCAGCTGAGTGAGGGGGCGTTTAAGGCGCTGAGGAGGCAGTTGCCAGTGACGAGGCAGAAGATTGAGTGGGACAAGGTGGCCAGTTATAGGTTGGGGCAGGATATTGGGGGGGGTTCTGTGAGGAGAtag
- a CDS encoding hypothetical protein (EggNog:ENOG503P7A2; COG:C): MALQELTYQDVAEHNTKKDLYVVIHDKIYDITKFVDEHPGGEEVLLDVAGQDSTEAFEDVGHSDEAREALEPLLVGTLKRNPGDPKPKTPLPGAVSPAANNSSAGLGVGLYAVVLLGGLVAFGAYQYLQQQQNQQA; the protein is encoded by the exons ATGGCCCTCCAGGAGCTCACTTACCAAGATGTTGCTGAgcacaacaccaagaaggaCCTCTATGTTGTGATCCACGACAAGATCTACGACATCACCAAGTTCGTTGATGAGCACCC tggtggcgaggaggtccTTCTCGATGTTGCCGGTCAGGATTCCACCGAGGCTTTCGAGGATGTTGGTCACAGTGACGAGGCCCGCGAGGCTCTTGAGCCCCTTCTTGTCGGCACCCTGAAGCGCAAC CCCGGCgaccccaagcccaagactCCCCTCCCCGGTGCCGTCTCTCCCGCCGCCAACAACTCCAGCGCCGGTCTCGGCGTCGGTCTCTACGCCGTCGTCCTTCTCGGCGGTCTCGTTGCTTTCGGTGCCTACCAGTacctccagcaacaacagaacCAGCAGGCTTAA
- the tfa2 gene encoding transcription factor TFIIE beta subunit, TFIIEB, Tfa2 (BUSCO:EOG09264CND; COG:K; EggNog:ENOG503NVRG): MSRLDREADAFRASMAAAASKLTGTTGTSAMSSAVKRNLAPPSPSPSVGSTTSAAVGTPSRRDRELPGANIVYSQPAVTGTGDSVISQMAYAVTWLRSKDEPQTYHDVLSYLSATGRSDSEQEFFVEQMRRHPQIQWIPDPNLSEQTWKTGTYMHRPTIPNVRNKTQLIAYLQKKTDASGVSVKDLKDGWPDCEPAITELEREHKVLVIRAKKDGAARMVWLDDPSLFHEVEPDLVRAWSRVELPALDVIAQKLIQAGQKPASEDPRLKAEKMPKVEKKKKRAARKGTKSTNTHMEHLLKDYSHMKR, encoded by the coding sequence ATGTCGCGCCTCGACCGCGAAGCCGACGCCTTCCGCGCCTCCATGGCCGCGGCAGCCTCCAAGCTCACGGGCACCACTGGCACCTCGGCCATGTCCTCGGCCGTGAAGCGCAACCTCGCacccccctcgccatccccctCTGTCGGATCAACcacctcggcggcggtgggcaccccctcccgccgcgACCGCGAGCTCCCCGGCGCGAACATTGTGTACTCGCAACCCGCCGTCACGGGAACAGGCGACAGCGTCATCTCCCAAATGGCCTACGCCGTCACCTGGCTTAGGAGCAAGGACGAGCCGCAGACCTACCACGACGTCCTCTCGTACCTCAGCGCCACGGGCCGGTCAGATTCAGAGCAGGAGTTTTTTGTGGAACAGATGCGTCGCCATCCGCAGATTCAATGGATCCCGGACCCGAATCTGAGCGAGCAGACGTGGAAGACGGGGACGTATATGCACCggcccaccatccccaacgtGAGGAACAAGACGCAGTTGATTGCGTACCTGCAAAAGAAAACCGATGCGTCTGGGGTGAGCGTCAAGGACTTGAAGGACGGCTGGCCGGATTGCGAGCCGGCGATTACGGAGCTCGAGAGGGAGCATAAGGTGCTGGTGATTAGAGCCAAGAAGGACGGGGCGGCAAGGATGGTTTGGCTGGACGATCCGAGTTTGTTTCACGAGGTGGAGCCGGATCTGGTGAGGGCGTGGAGCAGGGTTGAGCTGCCGGCGCTGGATGTCATTGCGCAGAAGCTGATACAGGCGGGGCAGAAGCCGGCGAGTGAGGATCCGAGGttgaaggcggagaagatgccgaaggtggagaagaagaagaagagggcggcgaggaaggggaccAAGAGCACGAATACGCATATGGAGCATTTGTTGAAGGATTATAGTCACATGAAGAGGTAG
- a CDS encoding hypothetical protein (EggNog:ENOG503NY9M; COG:Q) has protein sequence MPPSPTTITTTPQPFHFKLDIYTDTVCPFSHLGFLSLTTAVSSFSPPTPVTFSLTYHPYILYPNSRPSSRKLGAALTYIYSSHTRTTSILTHLDNLASTYNIKFNWEGRTGNSRDSHRLILLAQSRFQASPSQQNLQRFMSRLYQASFQRGRDISSRQTLAELGVEAGLFGTVDKGLEWLDSGALGEEVDKECEKAKREIGVRAVPSYVVNKKYVVGGMQDPVVWLSLFDKIMRQPTLQLQGGGEQKGEQLGRREEHGGNCRVVAVENDT, from the coding sequence atgcccccctccccaaccacaatcACGACgaccccccaacccttccacTTCAAACTCGACATCTACACCGACACAGTctgccccttctcccacctcggcttcctctcccttaccaccgccgtctcctccttctcccccccgaCCCCGGTGACCTTCTCCCTAACCTACCACCCCTACATCCTCTACCCCAActcccgcccctcctcccgcaaaCTCGGCGCCGCACTCACATACATTTACTCCTCCCACACCCGCACaacctccatcctcacccacctcgaCAATCTGGCCAGCACCTACAACATCAAGTTCAactgggaggggaggaccGGCAACAGCAGGGACTCGCACCGGCTGATCCTATTGGCACAATCCCGCTTTCAAgcatccccctcccagcaaAACCTCCAACGCTTCATGTCGCGCCTCTACCAAGCCAGCTTCCAACGCGGCCGCGACATCTCCTCCAGACAAACCCTCGCCGAACTAGGGGTGGAGGCAGGACTGTTCGGGACGGTAGACAAAGGGTTGGAATGGTTGGACTCGGGGGCTCtaggggaggaggtcgacaAAGAATGCGAAAAAGCCAAGCGAGAAATAGGCGTCAGGGCGGTACCAAGCTATGTCGTCAACAAAAAGTACGTAGTGGGGGGGATGCAAGACCCGGTCGTGTGGCTGTCTTTGTTTGACAAGATCATGCGACAGCCCACATTACAGCtgcagggtggtggtgaacaaAAGGGGGAGcagcttgggaggagggaggagcacGGGGGAAATTGTagggttgttgctgtcgaaAATGACACATAG
- the YAP1 gene encoding DNA-binding transcription factor yap1 (EggNog:ENOG503NVYA; COG:K) yields the protein MTSTRNPVQDLILTPQQQNLLYAALNSNRKGNTPVNSTMTVSPLQFNGSPLQENFGSFQGSPDFDYDYDFAGADSTLDFSFNDGNQPKMIPDLPGTSDGGKSESPDDTESPDKRSHPDDEEDEARGAKRRESEDRVAKKPGRKPLTTEPSSKRKAQNRAAQRAFRERKEKHLKELETKVEELEKASETHNKEKQALRAQVDKMTVELNEYKKRLSALSNGRPNYQGPTKLFGAPFLQNMNDVNFQFEFPKFGTLPGPNVTNDTKKSSTSTAASIPPKRNNSDTRSPLDKSNSGFSPDHSSTYSPLGLNSHNLDSQFNLNGPTTTSSPSASSNSNMGGPNSSCGTSPEPFTQSPMGFKPVDTLATIGEEQSGFNVNGSSQDFSHFGDANDFNWLPQTDFQFEPQLFGDYREPQENILSNGFDDSFFNDALDADFITPYNLPLTTEVPAPKPDLLAQIDAAKEADQVTPNGQLLTCTSIWEKLQTCPKVQNGDFDLDGLCSDLQKKAKCSGGGAVVAKEDFEQVMNKYLPCKDRAGQADLEAAVKEATGSTKI from the exons ATGACGTCGACACGCAATCCCGTTCAGGACCTCATCCTCACGCCGCAACAGCAGAATTTGTTGTATGCCGCCCTCAATTCCAACCGCAAAGGAAACACTCCGGTTAATTCGACCATGACCGTGTCTCCTCTCCAGTTCAATGGGTCTCCGCTTCAGGAAAACTTCGGTAGCTTCCAAGGCAGCCCCGACTTCGATTACGACTACGATTTTGCCGGGGCCGATTCAACTCTCGACTTCTCCTTCAACGACGGCAATCAGCCCAAGATGATTCCCGACTTGCCCGGTACTTCAGATGGCGGCAAGTCCGAATCTCCCGACGATACAGAGTCTCCCGACAAGCGCAGCCATCcagacgatgaagaggatgaagccCGTGGAGCCAAGAGGCGAGAGAGTGAGGATAGGGTTGCCAAGAAGCCGGGAAGAAAGCCACTGACGACAGAACCAAGCTCA AAGCGCAAGGCCCAGAACCGCGCTGCCCAACGGGCTTTCAGAGAGCGCAAGGAAAAGCATCTGAAAGAGTTGGAAACCAAGgtcgaggagttggagaaggccTCTGAAACCCacaacaaggagaagcaggctCTCCGCGCGCAGGTCGACAAGATGACGGTTGAGTTGAACGAATATAAAAAGCGTCTGTCAGCTCTCTCAAACGGTCGCCCAAATTACCAAGGACCCACGAAGCTATTCGGCGCTCCTTTCCTTCAAAACATGAACGATGTCAACTTTCAATTCGAGTTTCCCAAGTTCGGCACCCTGCCTGGGCCCAACGTTACCAATGACACCAAGAAGTCTTCCACATCGACCGCAGCATCAATACCGCCGAAGCGGAACAATTCAGATACACGGAGCCCGTTGGACAAGTCGAATAGCGGCTTCAGCCCTGATCACTCGAGCACATACAGCCCCCTCGGCCTGAACTCGCACAATCTGGACTCGCAGTTCAACTTGAACGGCCCGACAACGACAAGCTCGCCGTCAGCCTCATCAAATTCCAACATGGGTGGGCCGAACTCGTCGTGCGGGACATCACCCGAACCGTTTACGCAGTCGCCCATGGGCTTCAAACCCGTGGACACGCTGGCCACCATCGGGGAGGAGCAGTCTGGTTTCAACGTGAACGGCTCATCACAGG ACTTTAGTCATTTCGGTGATGCAAATGACTTCAACTGGCTGCCCCAGACAGACTTTCAGTTTGAGCCTCAGTTGTTTGGGGACTATCGCGAGCCACAGGAGAACATCCTTTCTAATGGCTTCGATGACAGTTTCTTCAACGACGCCCTTGATGCTGACTTCATCACCCCATACAACCTGCCACTAACCACCGAAGTACCAGCGCCAAAGcccgacctcctcgcccaaaTCGATGCCGCCAAAGAAGCCGATCAAGTTACGCCCAATGGGCAGCTACTGACCTGCACCAGTATATG GGAGAAACTGCAAACGTGTCCCAAGGTGCAAAACGGCGACTTTGATCTGGATGGCTTGTGCTCGGACCttcagaagaaggccaagtgctctggcggcggcgctgtCGTGGCTAAGGAGGATTTTGAGCAGGTCATGAACAAGTATCTACCTTGCAAGGACAGGGCCGGGCAGGCCGATCTCGAGGCGGCTGTGAAGGAGGCGACGGGCAGCACCAAGATTTGA
- a CDS encoding hypothetical protein (EggNog:ENOG503NUMU; COG:S) gives MDIAYDHILESNFEDKSESQNRQNQPAAPQASLNEDLQDAYRAFSNSPWGARIGGFFGSVVKQQELSAVSQDATRGFTDLRQTIINRTRSLSLNTSPPADAGSSSQDTGDQTTPTRAKALSSEEALAESESVLTRLKEEAAKRLKDLQKAEDAADEALLRFGSNLRDFFRDAIQIAPPTNDQGDNQGNTVLFESKDAAGKRVIHTSRFDAQLHVIHTTTDNFIKDGTGAEYETWAKEFDVDKKTEDIAADLAKYPKLRTTMEKLVPDTVPYADFWKRYYFLRHGIETAEARRRDLLKAASAEEEVGWDEDSSEEEEEEEDSSEEESSDEEESAPAKPAIAKPVPTAEAKRPGSSNSASTINPTTTAAKPAEPRKSDDRKSMADSDTSYDVVGAASGVPSQAPNSPKDAKKLDDSDGSDEEDWE, from the exons ATGGACATCGCCTACGACCACATCCTCGAGTCCAACTTCGAGGACAAGAGCGAGTCCCAGAACAGACAGAACCAGCCCGCCGCTCCACAGGCGAGCTTGAACGAGGATCTCCAGGATGCTTACCGCGCCTTTTCCAACAGTCCTTGGGGCGCTAGGATTGGAGGTTTCTTTGGTAGCGTGGTGAAGCAG CAAGAGCTCTCCGCCGTAAGCCAAGATGCGACCCGCGGCTTCACCGACCTGCGCCAGACTATCATCAACCGCACCCGATCGCTCTCCTTGaatacctcaccaccagccgaCGCCGGTTCCTCCTCTCAGGACACAGGCGACCAGACCACCCCCACCCGCGCCAAAGCCCTCTCATCAGAAGAAGCCCTCGCCGAATCCGAATCCGTACTCACCCGTCTCAAAGAAGAAGCCGCCAAACGCCTAAAGGATCTCCAGAAAGCCGAAGACGCCGCCGACGAAGCTCTCCTCAGGTTCGGTTCCAACCTCCGCGACTTCTTCCGCGACGCCATCCAAATCGCACCACCCACCAACGATCAGGGAGACAACCAGGGCAACACCGTTTTGTTCGAAAGCAAGGATGCcgctgggaagagggtgatcCACACCTCGCGGTTCGATGCGCAGCTTCACGTCATCCACACCACCACGGACAACTTCATCAAGGATGGCACTGGCGCCGAGTATGAGACCTGGGCCAAGGAGTTTGATGTCGATAAGAAGACGGAGGACATCGCTGCTGATCTCGCCAAGTACCCCAAGTTGAGAACGACAATGGAGAAGCTGGTTCCCGACACGGTTCCCTATGCGGATTTCTGGAAGAGGTACTACTTCCTCAGACACGGTATTGAGACTGCTGAGGCCAGGCGTAGGGACTTGCTCAAGG CTGCCTCGGCTGAAGAGGAAGTTGGCTGGGACGAGGACTcttccgaagaagaagaggaggaggaggattccagcgaggaggagtccagtgatgaggaggagtcgGCCCCCGCCAAACCCGCCATTGCCAAACCTGTGCCTACTGCTGAGGCCAAGCGCCCTGGTTCTTCAAACTCTGCCTCCACGATCAACCCTACTACCACTGCTGCCAAGCCGGCAGAGCCTCGCAAGTCTGACGACAGGAAATCGATGGCGGATAGTGACACCAGCTACGATGTTGTCGGCGCCGCGTCTGGTGTACCCAGTCAGGCGCCCAACAGTCCCAAGGACGCGAAGAAGCTCGATGACAGTGATGgcagtgatgaggaggattgggagTAG
- the TSR2 gene encoding rRNA accumulation-related protein (EggNog:ENOG503P5NB; BUSCO:EOG09264ZDJ; COG:S) has translation MEAPSPAQTQTTFERGISLLLNLWPALTLAVQNNWGGPDSSDKRDWFAGAVSELFPPLTTSTSTSTSPSAPSEEPDAEYIEEFLLNVMLDEFEVNVDDDSAFEVAESIIRIRKDCLKGKFDEVEQLGRRYTEKKGSKVVFAKGEDQEEEGEWDTDDDEEDEDMEDAPALVQAPRREKQEPEVDEDGFQTVTRKKR, from the exons ATGGAGGCCCCATCACCAG CgcaaacccaaaccacctTCGAGCGcggcatctccctcctcctcaacctctggCCAGCCCTTACCCTCGCCGTGCAAAACAACTGGGGCGGCCCCGACTCCTCCGACAAACGCGACTGGTTCGCCGGCGCCGTCTCCGagctcttccccccccttactacctccacctccacctccacctccccatctgcCCCCTCAGAAGAACCAGACGCCGAATACATTGAAGAATTCCTCCTCAATGTCATGCTCGACGAGTTCGAAGTCAACGTCGACGACGACTCCGCCTTCGAGGTAGCCGAGAGCATCATCAGGATCAGGAAGGACTGTCTAAAGGGCAAGTTTGACGAGGTGGAGCAGCTGGGGAGGCGGTATAccgaaaagaagggaagTAAAGTGGTTTTTGCAAAGGGGGAGgaccaagaggaagaaggggagtgggatacggatgatgatgaggaggatgaagatatGGAGGATGCGCCTGCGTTGGTGCAGGCTCCAAGAAGGGAAAAGCAGGAGCccgaggtggatgaggatgggttTCAGACTGtcacgaggaagaagaggtaa